From one Pedobacter faecalis genomic stretch:
- the murI gene encoding glutamate racemase, with protein sequence MKIDEAPIGVFDSGYGGLTVLKSIMGKLPKYDYLYLGDNARSPYGDHSFETVFQYTLECVEWFFNQGCQLVILACNTASAKALRTIQQRVLPFKYPGRRVLGVIRPTAEVIGTYTDSGKIGVLGTRGTINSQSYLLEVRKFYPHIEVYQQSCPMWVPLVENNEHLEPGADYFVQKYIDLIFEQNNKIDCLLLACTHYPLLVPKIEQYIPVGVKLIGQGGIVADSLCDYLRRHPEIANRLSTNGEVNFRTTGDSAAFDRQASIFFESTVKSSHLSLAKVL encoded by the coding sequence ATGAAAATTGACGAAGCACCTATAGGAGTATTTGATTCTGGTTATGGCGGGCTTACAGTACTCAAATCGATTATGGGGAAGTTGCCGAAATACGATTATCTTTATCTGGGAGACAATGCGAGATCGCCTTATGGCGATCATTCATTTGAAACAGTCTTTCAGTATACCCTCGAATGTGTCGAGTGGTTCTTTAACCAGGGCTGTCAATTGGTTATTCTCGCATGCAATACCGCTTCAGCTAAAGCATTACGGACGATTCAGCAACGTGTGCTTCCATTTAAATACCCAGGACGCCGGGTTCTTGGGGTCATCAGACCAACAGCGGAAGTTATCGGGACCTATACGGATTCAGGGAAAATCGGCGTATTAGGAACCAGAGGAACAATCAATTCGCAATCTTACCTGTTGGAAGTCCGTAAATTTTATCCCCACATCGAAGTATACCAGCAAAGTTGTCCAATGTGGGTGCCGCTGGTGGAGAACAACGAACACCTGGAGCCTGGAGCAGATTACTTTGTGCAGAAGTATATAGATCTCATCTTTGAACAGAACAACAAGATCGACTGTTTATTATTGGCATGTACTCACTACCCCTTGCTTGTGCCTAAAATCGAACAGTATATACCGGTTGGGGTTAAGCTTATTGGTCAGGGTGGGATCGTGGCAGACAGCCTTTGCGACTACCTGCGCAGGCACCCGGAGATTGCCAATCGCTTAAGTACAAACGGCGAGGTTAATTTTAGGACCACTGGTGATTCAGCAGCTTTCGATAGACAGGCTTCAATATTCTTTGAGTCGACGGTCAAGTCCAGTCATCTTTCATTAGCTAAAGTGCTTTAG
- a CDS encoding OmpH family outer membrane protein yields MRKLMTALMVTAGLFVAGSANAQQKFAHLNSALVIDGMAEVKAARTTLEAFQKEKTAVIEKMYTEYQTKLKAAQDKQKTLSEANKEVVGKELQTMGTELQDLEKRIEDARTKAQQELEQKNTELFNPIQVKVDNAIKAVSKEKGYAYVFDTTNPALVYFDGGDDITPLVKTKLGVAPTAANTTAPKK; encoded by the coding sequence ATGAGAAAATTAATGACCGCATTGATGGTAACTGCAGGATTATTTGTAGCCGGCAGTGCTAATGCACAACAAAAGTTCGCACATTTAAATTCAGCATTGGTGATTGATGGAATGGCCGAGGTTAAGGCAGCCAGAACTACGCTTGAGGCTTTCCAAAAGGAGAAAACTGCCGTGATTGAAAAAATGTATACCGAGTATCAGACTAAATTGAAAGCAGCACAAGACAAGCAGAAGACACTAAGCGAAGCAAACAAAGAGGTTGTGGGCAAGGAGCTACAAACGATGGGCACAGAGCTGCAGGACCTTGAAAAGAGAATCGAAGACGCTAGGACGAAGGCACAACAGGAACTTGAACAGAAGAACACAGAATTGTTTAACCCGATTCAGGTAAAGGTAGACAACGCCATTAAAGCTGTCTCTAAGGAGAAAGGTTATGCATATGTGTTTGACACTACAAATCCGGCTTTGGTTTATTTCGACGGAGGTGACGATATCACACCATTAGTAAAAACAAAACTGGGCGTAGCTCCAACGGCAGCAAATACAACTGCACCAAAAAAATAA
- a CDS encoding OmpH family outer membrane protein, whose amino-acid sequence MKRILFAALLLFSGFSAFAQKFAYVDTEYILKHLPEYKSSQNQLSVMSEQWQKQLDQQFVAIDKMYKAYQADQVLLTEDMRKRRENEIIEKEKEAKDLQRKFFGPEGDLFQARVKLLNPIQEKVSKAVGEVAKAKLLDFIFDKSSEATMMIYASSSYDVSNDVIVRLGYKPGSLVGNTQ is encoded by the coding sequence ATGAAGAGGATTTTATTTGCGGCGTTGCTGCTTTTTTCAGGGTTTAGTGCATTTGCACAGAAGTTTGCTTATGTAGATACCGAGTATATCTTAAAACATTTACCGGAGTACAAGTCTTCACAAAACCAACTTAGCGTAATGTCAGAACAATGGCAAAAGCAGCTTGACCAGCAGTTTGTAGCGATCGATAAGATGTACAAAGCCTATCAGGCGGACCAGGTTCTTCTTACAGAAGATATGCGTAAAAGAAGAGAGAACGAGATCATAGAAAAGGAAAAGGAAGCTAAAGACCTACAGCGTAAATTTTTCGGGCCTGAAGGGGATCTTTTCCAGGCCCGCGTAAAGCTATTAAACCCAATTCAGGAAAAAGTGTCGAAGGCAGTAGGGGAGGTAGCGAAAGCAAAGCTTCTTGACTTTATCTTTGACAAGAGCAGTGAAGCAACGATGATGATCTATGCGAGCAGTAGCTATGACGTAAGCAATGATGTAATAGTAAGATTAGGCTATAAGCCAGGTTCTCTGGTAGGTAACACACAGTAA
- the bamA gene encoding outer membrane protein assembly factor BamA produces the protein MKKIIYQLTVLLLLSLPALAQITRPQINPTLPSLKVKGTDLDYFNPREYIIGGITLTGTEHLDKDVIIALTKLSKGDRVLLPGDATANAIKNLWAQGLFEDIQLDIERIVEDTVYFDIKVVERPRLGGFEIEGVSKSQKTDILEKLGDKSGKSIINENLYNTTTAVINKYLSEKGYFFTSVDYATKPDPSIDNGMILQVTIDRGRKMKVKEINFTGNKDFSDARLRKFLKKTKQQAFYKLFGSGKFSKEKYEEDKLKLIAEMHKRGYRDAALLKDSIYPYNEKSVGISIDLFEGPKYYFGNITWVGNAKYTTEMLEKALGIEKGELFSEEKLETKLRGSANGDDVSSIYLNDGYLTFSAEPVQTRIYNDTVDIEMRIYEGPQYTNNRITVKGNTITNDRVVLREIRTKPGEKFSKDLLIRTVREIGQLGNFDESKTVPTPRPNPADGTVDIEYTVEEKPSDQIELSGGFGGGNIIGTLGLTFNNFSLKNLFNLDAYKPLPKGDGQRLSLRGQTNGKYYQSYSFSFSEPWLGGKKPISFGISAFTSLQSNGFRNRQSPEYSKIRLNGVTVSLGRRLNFPDNYFQLTHAINAQQYILNNYPGYLFRNGTSFNFNLTQELSRDSRNSPIFPTEGSIFRFSIQATPPYSLLNNVNYATASDKERYKFTEYHKWKFETQWFQRLAGKFVVKAQAQFGFLGSYNQAVGQSPFERFKLGGDGMQGFDFLQGSELIAMRGYANNSVIPVGSNPTVAQQSGSPIFTKYVMELRYPVIASQQATAFLVGFAEGGNTWDKFGDFNPFNIRRSVGLGAKIFLPIFGMLGIDYGYGFDKIPGIPDANKGQFHFSIAQQLGGFN, from the coding sequence ATGAAAAAAATAATATACCAGCTTACAGTACTGTTATTGCTGAGTTTGCCAGCATTGGCGCAGATAACACGGCCGCAAATAAACCCGACATTACCATCTCTTAAAGTTAAAGGTACTGATCTAGACTATTTTAATCCTAGGGAGTATATTATCGGAGGCATTACACTAACCGGCACGGAACACCTGGATAAGGACGTAATTATAGCACTTACCAAACTATCAAAAGGGGATAGAGTTCTTCTACCCGGAGATGCCACTGCCAACGCAATCAAGAATCTTTGGGCTCAGGGGTTATTCGAAGACATACAACTTGACATTGAACGGATCGTTGAGGATACCGTATATTTTGATATCAAAGTCGTCGAGCGCCCGCGTCTCGGAGGGTTCGAAATAGAAGGCGTAAGCAAATCCCAGAAAACGGATATTCTGGAGAAGCTGGGAGATAAAAGCGGTAAGTCAATTATCAACGAGAATCTATACAACACCACAACGGCTGTTATTAATAAATATCTTTCTGAGAAAGGGTATTTCTTTACCTCGGTTGACTATGCTACCAAGCCAGATCCGAGCATAGACAATGGGATGATACTCCAGGTAACTATTGACAGAGGCAGAAAGATGAAGGTTAAAGAAATCAACTTTACCGGAAATAAAGATTTTTCAGATGCCAGATTGAGAAAGTTCCTGAAGAAGACCAAGCAGCAAGCCTTTTACAAACTATTTGGTTCCGGAAAGTTCAGTAAAGAGAAATATGAAGAGGATAAACTGAAGCTTATTGCTGAGATGCATAAACGGGGTTACCGTGATGCGGCATTATTAAAAGACAGCATCTATCCATATAATGAGAAGTCAGTCGGAATCAGCATCGATCTTTTTGAGGGACCGAAGTATTATTTCGGTAATATCACATGGGTGGGGAATGCAAAGTATACAACCGAAATGCTTGAGAAAGCTCTGGGAATCGAGAAAGGCGAACTTTTCAGTGAGGAGAAGCTTGAAACCAAATTGCGCGGAAGCGCAAACGGGGACGATGTTTCGAGTATATACCTGAATGATGGCTATCTGACTTTTAGCGCGGAGCCAGTTCAGACACGGATATATAATGATACCGTTGATATCGAAATGCGCATCTATGAGGGCCCGCAATATACGAACAACCGTATTACAGTTAAGGGAAACACGATTACAAATGATCGAGTTGTGCTTAGAGAGATCAGAACAAAACCAGGCGAGAAGTTTTCAAAAGATCTTTTGATCCGTACTGTACGTGAGATCGGCCAGCTAGGTAATTTTGATGAGAGTAAAACTGTACCGACTCCGCGACCAAATCCTGCTGACGGAACTGTCGATATTGAGTACACTGTAGAGGAGAAACCATCAGACCAGATCGAACTTTCAGGTGGTTTCGGCGGAGGCAATATAATTGGAACGCTTGGGTTAACATTCAATAATTTTTCGTTGAAGAACCTGTTTAACCTGGACGCGTATAAGCCGCTACCAAAAGGCGACGGGCAAAGGTTGAGTCTCCGTGGGCAGACGAATGGTAAATATTACCAGTCATACAGTTTTTCGTTTTCCGAGCCATGGCTTGGTGGTAAAAAGCCAATCAGCTTTGGAATAAGTGCTTTTACTTCCTTACAATCGAATGGTTTTCGCAATAGACAGAGTCCAGAGTATTCTAAGATCCGTTTAAACGGTGTAACGGTTAGTTTAGGAAGAAGATTAAATTTCCCGGACAATTATTTCCAACTCACTCACGCGATAAATGCACAACAATATATTCTGAATAACTACCCAGGCTATCTGTTTAGAAATGGAACGTCTTTCAATTTCAACCTTACTCAGGAACTTAGCAGGGATTCCAGAAATTCGCCGATATTTCCTACTGAAGGTTCAATCTTCAGATTTTCTATACAAGCCACTCCACCATATTCGTTGTTAAATAATGTTAACTATGCAACAGCTTCCGATAAAGAGCGTTATAAGTTTACTGAATATCATAAGTGGAAGTTTGAAACCCAATGGTTTCAGCGCTTAGCGGGTAAGTTTGTAGTGAAGGCTCAGGCCCAGTTCGGCTTTCTTGGTTCTTACAACCAAGCTGTTGGACAGTCGCCGTTTGAGCGGTTTAAGTTAGGGGGAGACGGAATGCAGGGATTTGATTTCTTACAAGGGTCTGAACTAATCGCAATGCGCGGTTATGCTAACAACTCTGTGATACCGGTAGGATCTAATCCTACTGTCGCGCAGCAGTCCGGCAGTCCGATATTTACCAAATATGTCATGGAGCTTCGGTATCCTGTCATCGCCAGTCAGCAGGCTACAGCGTTTCTTGTTGGCTTTGCAGAGGGAGGTAACACATGGGATAAGTTTGGCGACTTCAACCCTTTCAACATTCGTCGTTCGGTAGGTTTGGGTGCAAAAATATTTTTACCGATATTCGGCATGCTTGGAATCGATTATGGATATGGGTTTGATAAGATTCCCGGTATTCCTGACGCCAACAAGGGTCAGTTCCATTTTAGTATAGCGCAACAATTAGGAGGATTTAATTAA
- a CDS encoding isoprenyl transferase: MGFREQIDLTKLPEHIAIIMDGNGRWAKNQGKIRHFGHESGVLSVKDIVEGCADIGIKYVTVYAFSTENWNRPIEEVNALMELLISTINQETPTLTKNDIKLNAIGDIASLPQKCIEDLASAMEKTSSNKRCTLTLALSYSAKWEIINAAKKLAEKAVRGELNVDDINEHHFSAMLTTVDMPDPELMIRTSGEHRVSNFLLWQMAYTELYFTDKLWPDFRREDLFEAIVDYQKRERRFGKTSEQVN; this comes from the coding sequence ATGGGTTTCAGAGAACAGATTGATCTAACAAAGTTACCAGAGCATATTGCAATCATTATGGATGGCAATGGTCGCTGGGCAAAAAATCAAGGAAAGATAAGGCATTTCGGACATGAAAGCGGTGTCCTGTCAGTTAAAGACATTGTTGAAGGCTGCGCTGACATCGGAATCAAGTACGTTACAGTCTACGCTTTTTCTACCGAAAACTGGAACAGACCTATCGAAGAAGTAAATGCACTGATGGAATTACTCATTTCCACAATCAATCAGGAAACGCCTACCTTGACAAAAAACGACATAAAGCTTAATGCTATAGGTGATATTGCTTCATTGCCTCAAAAATGTATAGAGGATCTCGCCAGTGCTATGGAAAAAACGTCCTCTAATAAAAGATGCACGCTGACTCTGGCGCTTAGTTACAGTGCAAAATGGGAAATCATTAATGCCGCAAAAAAACTGGCAGAGAAAGCCGTTCGTGGCGAGTTAAATGTTGACGATATCAATGAACATCACTTCTCGGCTATGTTGACCACGGTGGACATGCCGGATCCTGAACTAATGATCAGGACCAGCGGAGAACACCGGGTAAGTAACTTTCTACTCTGGCAGATGGCATATACCGAGCTTTATTTTACAGATAAGCTTTGGCCAGACTTCAGACGCGAAGATTTGTTTGAAGCCATCGTCGATTATCAAAAACGTGAGCGACGCTTTGGTAAAACTAGTGAACAAGTCAACTAA
- a CDS encoding DUF6089 family protein: MGKPAWTVTIILLFLNLGLKAQVLEVGAGIGGSGYVGDLNINRLLKISGISAGGYVKMNFDAHWSLSANYTYGKIRANDLKSDEPEFRQRGLNFTTALNEASLQVDFNFFDYFAGGGRRKFTPYLFVGAGGILFNPKANYSKYDLYDVVLRHYRTEGQNIVYRNYAFTVPYGAGLKFQLKENWGLFTQIGYRTAFTDYIDDVSKTYPGENYWEVAGFKPERINEAKSLSNPSLQNFESLQYTQRGDFRKRDTYMFVGIGISYTFVSQKCYTF; the protein is encoded by the coding sequence ATGGGAAAGCCAGCGTGGACAGTCACCATAATATTACTCTTTCTCAACCTCGGCCTTAAAGCACAGGTACTTGAAGTAGGCGCTGGGATTGGTGGTTCCGGGTATGTAGGCGATCTGAACATCAATAGGCTGCTCAAAATCAGCGGGATATCGGCAGGAGGGTATGTTAAGATGAATTTTGATGCCCACTGGTCTCTAAGCGCAAACTATACCTATGGAAAGATACGTGCAAACGACCTTAAATCTGATGAGCCTGAATTTAGACAACGAGGGCTTAACTTTACTACAGCACTCAATGAGGCAAGTCTACAGGTTGATTTTAATTTTTTCGACTACTTTGCGGGGGGCGGGAGAAGAAAATTTACGCCATATCTTTTCGTGGGGGCCGGTGGTATCTTGTTTAATCCCAAGGCCAATTATTCAAAGTACGACCTTTACGATGTGGTATTGAGACATTACAGGACGGAGGGTCAAAATATAGTATACCGCAATTACGCGTTCACTGTACCTTATGGTGCTGGCCTGAAATTCCAACTTAAGGAAAACTGGGGACTATTTACCCAGATTGGATACAGGACGGCTTTTACAGATTACATAGACGATGTAAGCAAAACCTATCCCGGAGAAAACTACTGGGAGGTTGCCGGTTTTAAGCCTGAACGCATTAATGAAGCCAAATCCCTGTCGAACCCCTCTCTGCAAAACTTTGAAAGTCTGCAATATACTCAACGAGGCGATTTTAGAAAAAGAGATACATATATGTTTGTTGGTATTGGCATATCTTATACCTTTGTGTCCCAAAAATGCTATACATTTTAA
- a CDS encoding NAD kinase — translation MRIAIYGREFNNSVLPYVQEVFDVLNAHEIQTLIYHPYLVFVRNKVKLPDNVLIFRNHQELLGQADVFLSLGGDGTLLDTLSLVRDSGIPVIGINFGRLGFLASINKNDIRAAIAALQRQEYALDQRTLLRLESSEKLFGEENFALNDVTIHRRDNSAMMIIHAYMNNEFVNSYWADGLIVATPTGSTAYSLSCGGPIIYPNSQNFVITPIAPHNLNVRPLIIPDDVSLTFEIEARSAKFLVSCDSRTVTVDKSAKIVLSRAKFNINLIRLNTESYLTTLRNKLLWGIDTRNY, via the coding sequence ATGAGGATAGCAATCTATGGCAGAGAATTTAATAACAGCGTGCTTCCGTATGTTCAGGAGGTGTTTGACGTATTAAACGCTCATGAGATCCAGACACTTATTTACCACCCTTATTTAGTGTTTGTTCGAAACAAGGTGAAGCTGCCAGATAACGTTTTAATTTTTAGAAACCATCAGGAACTATTAGGACAGGCTGACGTTTTTTTAAGTCTGGGGGGCGATGGTACTTTGTTAGATACGCTGTCCCTTGTCCGTGATTCAGGCATACCTGTAATAGGAATCAATTTTGGCCGCCTCGGGTTTTTAGCCAGTATAAACAAAAATGACATACGCGCCGCCATTGCGGCGTTGCAAAGGCAGGAATATGCGCTCGACCAGCGCACATTGCTTAGGCTCGAGTCTAGCGAGAAGCTGTTTGGTGAGGAGAACTTTGCGTTGAATGACGTTACGATTCATAGGAGAGATAATTCAGCCATGATGATTATCCATGCCTATATGAACAATGAGTTTGTAAATTCATACTGGGCAGACGGTCTTATTGTGGCTACCCCTACTGGCTCTACAGCCTACTCTTTAAGTTGTGGCGGACCCATCATTTATCCGAACTCTCAAAATTTTGTTATTACACCGATAGCTCCCCATAACCTCAACGTCAGACCATTAATAATTCCGGATGACGTATCTTTAACTTTCGAGATTGAGGCGAGGAGCGCTAAATTCCTTGTATCCTGCGATTCCAGGACCGTTACAGTAGACAAATCCGCAAAAATTGTTCTGAGCAGGGCAAAATTCAATATAAATCTTATTAGGCTAAATACTGAAAGCTACTTAACTACCTTAAGAAATAAATTACTATGGGGTATTGATACCCGAAATTACTAA